A single window of Chitinophaga sp. XS-30 DNA harbors:
- a CDS encoding aldehyde dehydrogenase, with product MASITAIYTAQRSFFHSGATRSLSFRKAQLKKLKKVLKKYETAILEALYADLRKHPMEAFGSEVGLLYEEIDHTLANLRDWMRPQPVTSPLLQYPSASMVYREPKGLTLLIGPWNYPFQLVIAPLIASIAAGNCAILKPSELAPATAAVTEELIREAFDPAFVTVITGEGQAVIPAAMQHRFDHVFFTGSIPVGRKILEMAAPHLTPVTLELGGKSPCIVDKSADMKTSARRIIWGKCWNAGQTCIAPDYILVQEQVMEPLTVQLKAAIRRFFGEDPEKSPDYARIINEKRFDQLTAYLQQGRVIAGGQTNRAERYIAPTLLADVPLDAPIMQEEIFGPLLPLIPYKTIEDALQIIARNPNPLSLYLFSKSRRMEKTFITQVPFGGGCINNTLVHFTNEELPFGGVGQSGMGRYHGHAGFGEFSQVKSVMKTATWLDIPVKYPPYGNKLKIARMMMR from the coding sequence ATGGCTTCTATTACAGCGATATACACAGCCCAGCGCAGCTTTTTCCATTCGGGAGCTACCCGTTCTCTTTCATTTCGCAAGGCGCAACTGAAAAAACTCAAAAAGGTGCTGAAAAAGTATGAAACGGCTATCCTGGAGGCTTTGTATGCGGACCTGCGCAAGCATCCCATGGAAGCTTTCGGCAGTGAAGTGGGCCTGCTTTATGAGGAGATCGATCATACACTGGCTAATCTCCGTGACTGGATGCGGCCGCAGCCGGTCACTTCGCCATTGCTGCAATACCCTTCCGCCAGCATGGTGTACCGCGAACCGAAAGGCCTGACCCTGCTCATCGGCCCCTGGAATTACCCTTTTCAGCTGGTGATCGCGCCGCTCATTGCCAGCATCGCGGCCGGTAACTGCGCTATCCTGAAACCTTCCGAGCTGGCGCCGGCGACTGCTGCCGTTACGGAGGAGCTGATCCGGGAAGCCTTTGACCCTGCTTTTGTGACGGTCATCACCGGGGAAGGGCAGGCCGTGATACCCGCCGCTATGCAGCACCGCTTTGATCACGTATTCTTTACCGGCAGCATTCCCGTAGGCCGGAAGATACTGGAAATGGCCGCGCCCCATCTTACGCCGGTGACGCTGGAACTTGGCGGCAAAAGCCCCTGCATTGTGGATAAAAGCGCGGATATGAAAACTTCTGCCAGGCGGATCATCTGGGGCAAATGCTGGAATGCCGGACAAACCTGTATCGCGCCGGATTACATCCTTGTACAGGAACAGGTGATGGAACCGCTGACAGTCCAGCTGAAAGCCGCCATCCGGCGTTTCTTTGGTGAGGACCCGGAAAAAAGCCCCGATTATGCCCGGATCATCAACGAAAAACGTTTCGACCAGCTGACGGCCTATCTGCAGCAGGGGCGTGTTATCGCAGGCGGGCAAACGAACCGGGCTGAACGGTACATCGCGCCTACCTTGCTTGCCGATGTGCCGCTGGATGCACCCATCATGCAGGAAGAGATCTTCGGCCCGCTGCTGCCGCTGATCCCGTACAAAACGATTGAAGATGCACTGCAGATCATCGCCCGCAATCCGAATCCCTTATCGTTATACCTCTTTTCGAAAAGCCGCCGTATGGAAAAGACGTTTATAACGCAGGTGCCCTTCGGCGGCGGGTGCATCAATAATACCCTGGTGCATTTCACCAATGAGGAACTGCCTTTCGGCGGGGTGGGACAAAGCGGGATGGGGCGGTACCACGGCCATGCGGGGTTCGGGGAATTCTCACAGGTGAAAAGCGTGATGAAAACCGCTACCTGGCTGGATATTCCGGTGAAATACCCGCCCTACGGCAATAAACTGAAGATCGCCAGGATGATGATGCGGTAA
- a CDS encoding PDZ domain-containing protein, whose amino-acid sequence MRRFLYILSFTAIPALAIPAAAQEKRSDKMGEYDEIVIKRKGGEKDAKVTVEIKDGKVLVDGKKIEDYKNGDIIVQHRVIRPRNGNLSSGGEMTLPGGDNAWSFFTPNRAVLGVITEKLEAAGATIKEVAKGSAAEKAGLKAGDVITHLNGEAVSEPQELYEAVGEMSPGDEITVTYKRNGKEGKATATLDKRPDTAPRSFRMTPDGDNNLFRTPDGQGNDFFRFRMPDRREGSPFGQFFGENSGTRLGLSVQDTENNSGAKVLNVTPGSPAAKAGFKADDLITGIGGKAVKNAKDVVEIYQDNKDKTSIKATVKRNGNEQTLNIAVPKTLNTEHL is encoded by the coding sequence ATGCGCAGATTTTTATACATCCTCAGTTTCACGGCGATCCCGGCACTGGCCATTCCGGCTGCTGCACAGGAAAAACGCTCCGATAAAATGGGCGAATATGACGAGATCGTCATCAAGCGAAAAGGCGGTGAAAAAGACGCCAAAGTGACCGTGGAGATCAAAGACGGAAAAGTGCTGGTTGATGGAAAAAAGATCGAAGACTATAAAAACGGTGACATCATCGTACAGCACCGCGTGATCAGGCCAAGGAACGGCAATCTGTCTTCCGGCGGCGAAATGACGCTGCCCGGTGGCGATAACGCATGGTCGTTCTTTACACCCAACCGGGCGGTATTGGGCGTGATCACCGAAAAGCTGGAAGCCGCAGGCGCCACCATCAAAGAGGTTGCCAAAGGCTCCGCAGCGGAAAAAGCCGGACTGAAAGCCGGGGATGTGATCACCCATCTGAACGGCGAAGCCGTTAGTGAACCGCAGGAATTATACGAAGCCGTAGGTGAAATGAGTCCCGGCGACGAAATCACCGTAACGTATAAACGTAATGGAAAGGAAGGCAAGGCTACCGCCACGCTGGATAAAAGGCCGGACACTGCGCCCCGATCCTTCCGGATGACACCGGACGGGGATAACAATTTGTTCCGGACGCCGGATGGGCAGGGCAACGACTTCTTCCGTTTCCGGATGCCCGACCGCCGCGAAGGATCGCCTTTCGGGCAATTCTTCGGGGAGAACAGCGGCACCCGCCTCGGCCTTTCCGTACAGGACACAGAAAACAACAGCGGGGCCAAAGTACTGAACGTAACCCCTGGCTCACCGGCTGCCAAAGCGGGCTTCAAAGCAGATGACCTGATCACCGGCATCGGCGGCAAGGCCGTAAAGAACGCAAAAGATGTGGTGGAAATTTACCAGGACAATAAAGATAAAACCAGTATCAAGGCAACAGTAAAGCGTAACGGCAACGAACAAACGTTGAATATCGCAGTGCCGAAGACACTGAATACAGAGCACCTGTAA